Proteins from a single region of Bremerella sp. JC817:
- a CDS encoding polymer-forming cytoskeletal protein produces MRTHLLSCLVVFALLAFVSPASAAEFLHGETVTIAADDTWEGDLYVLAQSVVVEGTITGDLVVYAQRVKADGDIQGGLIVAGQEILVKGKVGRTSRLAGQAILIDEGATLKGDLVAAGYSLEVAEGATVDGDVVFAGFQAALGGEIEDDVWAAVSRAEVSGSIGRELSITTGLRNGKKMPPPATMWQQLRTIDLPLVDPGLTIRDGASIGGKLTYRSPNEADIEGGAKVTGPIEWMKPQSPTAPAASDNTNYFWDQIKRYITMLLMGILMIVCCPKTTGQTVDQIVQRPIISFLAGFLAVPLSVIGLGLVAALIVAVPMLFGWLTLDGLAGAGAAIAAFGMVLYVGSLLYFFVFGAATLTCITIGRIVFSDHPIASRSRLTLALAFGMVFYVVLTCVPYLSVGVFVAALLFGFGGMLMWLLRGMFSGGSSKNEPILKTDS; encoded by the coding sequence GTGCGTACCCACCTCTTGTCCTGCCTGGTCGTTTTCGCGTTACTTGCCTTCGTTTCCCCTGCTTCGGCGGCAGAGTTTCTGCATGGCGAAACCGTTACCATCGCAGCGGATGATACCTGGGAAGGTGACCTCTATGTTCTGGCACAATCGGTCGTGGTCGAAGGAACTATCACCGGCGACCTGGTCGTGTACGCTCAGCGGGTGAAAGCGGATGGCGACATTCAAGGTGGGCTGATCGTCGCCGGGCAAGAGATCCTGGTGAAAGGGAAGGTCGGACGAACGAGCCGCCTTGCTGGCCAGGCCATCCTGATCGACGAAGGAGCAACCTTGAAGGGAGACCTGGTGGCGGCTGGCTATTCGCTGGAGGTGGCCGAAGGTGCCACGGTCGACGGCGATGTGGTCTTCGCAGGGTTTCAAGCGGCACTAGGGGGTGAGATTGAAGACGATGTCTGGGCAGCGGTCAGCCGAGCCGAAGTGAGTGGCTCGATCGGTCGCGAACTGAGCATCACGACGGGGCTTCGTAACGGGAAGAAGATGCCACCGCCAGCGACAATGTGGCAGCAACTGCGGACGATCGATCTGCCGCTGGTCGATCCTGGTTTAACGATCCGCGATGGGGCTTCGATCGGTGGAAAGCTGACGTATCGGTCGCCGAACGAAGCCGATATCGAAGGGGGAGCGAAAGTCACCGGGCCGATCGAATGGATGAAGCCACAGAGTCCGACGGCGCCGGCGGCCAGCGACAATACGAACTATTTCTGGGATCAAATCAAACGCTACATCACGATGCTGCTGATGGGCATCTTGATGATTGTCTGTTGTCCGAAAACGACCGGCCAGACGGTCGATCAAATCGTGCAGCGACCGATCATCAGCTTTCTGGCGGGCTTCCTGGCGGTGCCGTTGTCGGTGATTGGCTTGGGCCTGGTAGCGGCGTTGATTGTGGCGGTGCCGATGCTATTCGGTTGGCTGACGCTCGATGGTCTGGCTGGGGCAGGGGCCGCGATCGCTGCGTTCGGCATGGTGCTGTATGTGGGAAGCCTGCTGTACTTCTTCGTCTTTGGTGCCGCGACGCTGACCTGCATCACCATCGGGCGGATTGTCTTCTCCGATCATCCGATCGCCTCGCGAAGCCGCCTGACGCTGGCCTTGGCGTTCGGCATGGTCTTCTACGTGGTGCTGACCTGCGTGCCGTACCTCAGCGTGGGCGTTTTTGTTGCCGCCTTGCTGTTTGGTTTCGGCGGCATGCTGATGTGGCTGCTTCGCGGGATGTTCTCGGGCGGATCGTCGAAAAACGAACCGATCTTGAAGACCGACTCGTAG
- a CDS encoding cytochrome c peroxidase, whose translation MCLAMAIAAASLTLASGIHAAESSDTVVLGDPALTAGIPGEGPLKLEELNKWLADPANHKALKVELPYGLNAAAGQITGLDANPMTRAKIELGRQLYFDPRLSSDGTISCASCHAPEFGWAFQSQFGIGVDGQQGNRNSPVSFNRILSGAQFWDGRAATLEEQAVGPIANPIEMANSHEFCVETLKKIPGYKVQFEKIFGDGVNIDNVGKAIATFERAIVTGPAPYDYYEVVRSFEQQFPADELEFLEEDDPELYKKYADAQEKAKGMSESARRGREIFFSEKGNCTACHAGANFSDELYHNLGIGMDVEKPDFGRFEVTKEEKDRGAFKTPTVRNVTQTAPYMHDGSLKTLEEVVEWYDKGGHPNPYLSDKMKKLNLTEQEKTDLVNFMKACTGEFPVIESGRLPQ comes from the coding sequence ATGTGCCTGGCAATGGCGATTGCCGCCGCTTCGCTTACCCTGGCTAGTGGCATCCATGCCGCCGAAAGCTCGGACACGGTTGTTCTGGGCGATCCTGCCCTGACCGCCGGCATCCCGGGCGAAGGTCCTTTGAAGTTGGAAGAACTCAACAAGTGGCTGGCCGATCCGGCGAATCACAAAGCGTTGAAGGTCGAACTTCCTTATGGCCTCAATGCGGCCGCTGGCCAGATCACCGGGCTCGACGCGAATCCGATGACGCGTGCCAAGATCGAACTGGGACGCCAGCTCTACTTCGATCCACGTCTTTCGTCCGACGGTACCATCAGTTGTGCCAGCTGCCATGCGCCTGAATTCGGTTGGGCGTTTCAGTCGCAGTTCGGTATTGGTGTCGATGGCCAACAGGGCAATCGCAACTCGCCTGTTTCGTTCAATCGAATTTTAAGTGGTGCTCAGTTCTGGGATGGTCGCGCGGCAACGCTGGAAGAGCAAGCGGTCGGTCCGATCGCCAACCCGATCGAAATGGCCAATTCGCACGAGTTCTGCGTCGAGACCTTGAAGAAGATTCCCGGCTACAAGGTTCAGTTTGAAAAGATCTTTGGCGACGGTGTGAACATCGACAACGTTGGTAAAGCGATCGCGACCTTCGAACGCGCCATCGTCACCGGTCCGGCACCTTACGACTATTACGAAGTGGTTCGTAGCTTCGAGCAGCAGTTCCCTGCTGACGAGCTCGAATTCCTGGAGGAAGACGATCCCGAGCTCTACAAGAAGTATGCCGACGCTCAGGAGAAGGCGAAGGGGATGTCGGAAAGTGCCCGTCGTGGTCGCGAGATATTCTTCAGCGAGAAGGGGAACTGCACCGCTTGCCATGCCGGCGCCAACTTCAGTGACGAACTCTATCACAACCTGGGCATCGGGATGGATGTCGAGAAGCCAGATTTCGGTCGCTTCGAGGTGACCAAAGAAGAGAAGGATCGCGGCGCGTTCAAGACCCCAACCGTCCGTAACGTGACCCAGACGGCACCTTACATGCATGACGGTAGCCTGAAGACCCTGGAAGAAGTGGTCGAATGGTACGACAAAGGTGGTCACCCGAATCCGTACCTGAGCGACAAGATGAAGAAGCTGAATCTGACCGAGCAAGAAAAGACCGATCTGGTCAACTTCATGAAGGCCTGTACCGGTGAATTCCCGGTCATCGAATCAGGTCGTCTGCCTCAGTAA
- a CDS encoding ATP-binding cassette domain-containing protein — protein sequence MVDQNSDLPMIEADRLSKFYGIFAASREISFKIYRGEVVAFLGPNGAGKSTTMKLLTGYLSPSEGVARIAGYNMATQRIQGSSLLGYLPENGPLYPDSTPHSLLWFMGEARGMSPAERTERIKAVVDLCNLHTVLHKPISKLSKGYKQRVGMAQAILHEPEVLILDEPTSGLDPNQIRGVRDMIRRLGQEKTILLSTHIFQEVDALATRAIVINEGRLIYDGSIDGMKQPGESLDDAFYRMTKGVNALTQSEGEEPAEAS from the coding sequence ATGGTTGATCAGAATTCCGATCTGCCGATGATCGAGGCCGACCGGCTTTCCAAGTTTTATGGAATCTTTGCGGCATCGCGCGAGATTAGTTTCAAAATCTATCGTGGCGAGGTGGTTGCCTTCCTTGGCCCCAATGGCGCCGGCAAAAGCACCACGATGAAGCTACTGACTGGCTATCTTTCCCCCAGCGAAGGGGTCGCTCGGATCGCCGGGTATAATATGGCGACGCAGCGAATTCAGGGATCATCGCTGCTGGGCTACTTGCCTGAAAATGGACCGCTTTACCCCGACTCGACCCCGCACAGTTTGCTGTGGTTCATGGGGGAAGCCCGCGGAATGAGTCCGGCCGAACGTACCGAACGAATCAAGGCGGTCGTCGATCTTTGCAATCTGCATACCGTGCTGCACAAGCCGATCTCGAAACTCTCGAAGGGTTACAAGCAGCGCGTCGGCATGGCCCAGGCCATTCTGCACGAACCTGAAGTGTTGATCCTCGACGAACCAACTTCGGGGCTCGATCCCAACCAGATCCGTGGTGTGCGCGACATGATCCGCCGCCTCGGTCAGGAAAAGACGATCCTTCTTTCCACCCATATCTTCCAAGAGGTCGACGCCCTGGCGACCCGTGCCATCGTGATCAACGAAGGCCGTCTGATATACGACGGCAGTATCGATGGCATGAAGCAGCCTGGCGAATCGCTCGACGATGCGTTCTATCGCATGACGAAGGGCGTGAATGCGTTGACCCAATCGGAAGGCGAAGAGCCTGCCGAGGCAAGCTAG
- a CDS encoding ADP-ribosylation factor-directed GTPase activating protein isoform b, which produces MTSVASRLFVLLCLISLASCRPMPPELSQNALPISAGDKIEPEQLRDRIDQVLDFTLQHRHLNTQDHAAWQILHGSLAYGRVFPVTHDGESISVVDYLCKGGVMNGWTIERGNKLLTQDESEEVYGMRAVTEPGTRSGQGHYDQWLAILSQCDLPADTKFVVGPDTFTMTNFVQQVQLDSSRNHLREFSWTLIGLTKYFPTDHSWTDSSGKEWSITDLVQTEVEQGLENGACGGTHRLIGLSMALKRRKQAGLPIEGPWADAEQLIQQSIVNARQYQNPNGALSVNYFQRPGSSPDLAENLGTTGHTLEFLSIALTDEELQEEWVRRAASYQCEVFERTEGVSLECGALYHAAHGLVLYRERVYGSREYSVE; this is translated from the coding sequence ATGACGTCCGTTGCTTCCCGTTTGTTCGTTCTGCTTTGCTTGATTTCATTGGCCAGTTGCCGGCCGATGCCTCCTGAGTTGTCGCAAAATGCGCTTCCCATCTCAGCCGGAGACAAAATCGAGCCGGAACAACTTCGCGACCGTATCGATCAAGTGCTCGACTTCACGTTGCAGCATCGGCACCTCAACACGCAGGACCATGCTGCCTGGCAGATATTGCACGGTAGCCTGGCTTACGGTCGGGTCTTTCCGGTCACGCACGACGGGGAATCGATCTCGGTGGTCGACTACCTTTGCAAGGGCGGGGTGATGAATGGCTGGACGATCGAACGTGGCAACAAGCTTCTGACCCAAGACGAATCGGAAGAGGTCTATGGCATGCGTGCCGTGACCGAGCCTGGAACACGCTCCGGTCAGGGGCACTACGACCAGTGGCTGGCCATTCTTTCCCAGTGCGACTTGCCGGCCGACACCAAGTTTGTGGTCGGCCCCGACACGTTTACGATGACCAACTTTGTTCAGCAGGTTCAGTTAGATTCTTCACGCAATCACTTGCGAGAGTTCAGTTGGACGTTGATCGGGCTGACCAAGTATTTTCCGACCGACCACTCGTGGACTGACTCGTCCGGCAAAGAGTGGAGCATCACCGATCTGGTTCAAACCGAAGTCGAGCAAGGGCTCGAGAATGGTGCTTGTGGCGGGACGCATCGTTTGATTGGCTTGTCGATGGCCCTCAAACGCCGGAAGCAGGCCGGCTTGCCGATTGAAGGCCCTTGGGCTGATGCCGAGCAGCTGATTCAGCAGAGTATTGTGAATGCCCGGCAGTATCAGAACCCCAATGGTGCGTTGAGCGTGAATTACTTCCAGCGTCCTGGTAGCTCACCCGATCTGGCCGAGAACCTGGGGACGACCGGGCACACGCTTGAGTTTCTGTCGATCGCGCTGACCGACGAAGAACTGCAAGAAGAATGGGTTCGTCGAGCCGCATCGTATCAGTGCGAAGTGTTCGAGCGTACCGAAGGGGTTTCGCTCGAATGTGGTGCCCTGTATCACGCGGCCCACGGGCTGGTTCTCTATCGCGAACGTGTCTACGGTTCGCGTGAGTATTCGGTCGAGTAA
- a CDS encoding MEKHLA domain-containing protein — protein MNPSLDTPWLEHGWPAHLQILLDSYRKLLGEDLVPRSGDPNEDARRVYDAPRVIVSHTAAEDPILNFGNRKVLELWEIDVETLLKTPSRHTAEPMHRDERARLLERTTRDGYVDDYQGIRISTTGRRFQIEQAIVWNLTDAAGNHVGQAATFDHWTFLEAK, from the coding sequence GTGAATCCCTCTCTCGATACACCATGGCTGGAACATGGCTGGCCGGCCCACCTGCAGATTTTGCTCGATTCGTACCGCAAGCTACTCGGCGAAGATCTCGTTCCGCGAAGTGGCGATCCCAACGAAGATGCGCGGCGTGTTTACGACGCTCCTCGCGTGATCGTTTCGCATACAGCGGCGGAAGATCCGATCTTGAACTTCGGTAACCGCAAGGTGCTGGAACTGTGGGAAATCGATGTTGAGACGCTGCTGAAAACGCCTTCTCGCCACACGGCCGAGCCGATGCATCGCGACGAACGAGCTCGCCTTCTCGAGCGAACTACGCGGGATGGGTACGTCGATGACTACCAAGGGATTCGCATCTCTACGACGGGCCGTCGCTTTCAAATCGAACAGGCCATCGTCTGGAATCTAACCGACGCGGCCGGCAACCATGTCGGGCAAGCGGCGACGTTCGATCACTGGACGTTTCTCGAAGCGAAGTAG
- a CDS encoding altronate dehydratase family protein — MLDENFSSQLVRLDNFDNVAVARTVIPAKSVLHGLEGEVVALNAIPAGHKVAIQAIAQGETVVKYGQIIGQATCDIAAGEHVHSHNLAMIDVHAEYAPSSAVPPAPQPIEGRTFEGYVRTNGKVGTRNYLAVISTVNCSASVARFIAERFPQEELAKYPNVDGIIAMKHGAGCGMQFGGEAHQTLNRLMAGMAQHPNVGGFLLVGLGCETGAMGYLLQQHNLVQIDGVGGADRPGPLVLSMQDMGGTMQTVEAGIAQIRTMLPQVNDIQRQTVSASHLCVGLECGGSDGNSGVTANPALGIASDRIVACGGTAILSETSEVYGAEHLLTRRAVTPEIADKLIERIEWWKKYVAMFGVELDNNPSPGNKAGGLTTIAEKSLGAVAKAGSTALVDVYHYAEPVEAKGLVLMDTPGYDPASVTGMVAGGANVICFTTGRGSCFGCKPTPSIKIATNTPMYDRMISDMDINAGTVLEGESITEAGERIFEEILAVASGKKTKSEQQGIGDEEFVPWLVGPTL, encoded by the coding sequence ATGCTTGACGAGAATTTTTCCTCGCAACTCGTCAGACTGGACAATTTCGACAACGTTGCCGTCGCCAGGACCGTTATTCCTGCCAAATCAGTGCTCCATGGCCTGGAGGGGGAGGTCGTAGCCCTCAATGCGATTCCTGCCGGGCATAAGGTGGCCATTCAGGCGATTGCCCAGGGAGAGACCGTCGTGAAGTACGGCCAGATCATTGGTCAGGCGACCTGCGACATTGCCGCCGGCGAACATGTCCACTCGCATAATCTGGCAATGATCGATGTCCACGCCGAATATGCGCCAAGCTCGGCCGTGCCTCCGGCACCTCAGCCAATCGAAGGTCGGACGTTCGAGGGCTATGTCCGAACCAACGGAAAAGTTGGCACGCGAAACTATCTGGCGGTGATCAGCACGGTGAACTGCTCGGCCAGCGTGGCTCGGTTCATTGCCGAACGCTTTCCGCAAGAAGAACTGGCCAAATATCCCAACGTCGACGGGATCATCGCCATGAAACATGGTGCCGGCTGCGGTATGCAATTTGGTGGCGAAGCGCACCAGACACTGAATCGCCTGATGGCCGGCATGGCTCAGCATCCCAACGTCGGCGGCTTCCTGTTGGTGGGCCTCGGCTGCGAAACCGGAGCGATGGGCTATTTGCTGCAGCAGCATAATCTGGTGCAAATCGATGGCGTGGGTGGTGCCGATCGCCCTGGTCCGTTGGTGCTTTCGATGCAAGACATGGGGGGGACCATGCAGACGGTCGAAGCTGGAATCGCCCAGATCCGTACGATGCTGCCCCAGGTCAACGACATCCAGCGACAGACCGTTTCGGCAAGCCATCTGTGCGTCGGTCTTGAATGTGGCGGCAGCGACGGAAACTCTGGCGTCACAGCGAACCCTGCCTTAGGAATCGCCAGCGATCGAATTGTGGCTTGTGGCGGAACGGCCATCCTCAGCGAGACCTCCGAAGTTTATGGAGCAGAGCATCTGCTCACGCGTCGCGCGGTCACGCCTGAAATCGCTGACAAGCTGATCGAACGGATCGAATGGTGGAAAAAGTACGTCGCGATGTTCGGTGTCGAATTGGACAACAATCCTTCGCCGGGCAACAAAGCGGGTGGGCTCACGACAATCGCCGAGAAATCGCTGGGAGCCGTCGCCAAGGCAGGCAGTACGGCTCTGGTCGATGTTTATCACTACGCTGAACCAGTCGAGGCCAAGGGCCTGGTATTGATGGACACCCCAGGCTACGACCCGGCCAGTGTCACCGGCATGGTGGCCGGCGGAGCGAATGTCATTTGCTTCACGACCGGACGGGGAAGCTGCTTCGGCTGCAAGCCGACCCCTTCGATCAAGATCGCGACGAACACGCCGATGTACGACCGGATGATTTCCGACATGGACATCAACGCCGGGACCGTCCTGGAAGGGGAGTCGATCACCGAAGCAGGCGAGCGGATCTTCGAAGAGATCTTGGCGGTTGCCAGTGGAAAGAAAACGAAAAGCGAGCAACAAGGTATTGGAGACGAAGAGTTCGTTCCCTGGCTGGTTGGTCCGACTTTGTAA
- the nadB gene encoding L-aspartate oxidase: MAPHVPRYLVPFHPKSVSHYFTDVLIIGGGIAGLRAALEVDPKLSALILSKEQIQESNSNYAQGGIAGVLDEDDRYEDHVSDTIIAGGSLCDREVVDLVVHEGPQCIRELIEWGTNFDRIDGRLALTREGGHGRDRIVHALGDSTGKEVIRSVVEMVRSLPNIQIWQNEFTQDLITHDGVCRGALASDEKHGRTLIWAKQTILASGGVGQIYRESTNPGVATGDGIAMALRAGAETRDMEFMQFHPTVLYIAGSSRSLISEAVRGEGGHLVDRNGYRFMTDYDPRGELAPRDIVSQAIVSQMEKTRHPNVYLTLKHLDADFVKRRFPGIYASCMKFGIDITIDRIPVRPGAHYMIGGISVDTDGQTSIPHLWAAGEVTSTGLHGANRLASNSLLEGLVYGKRTGRNASEKALAMPDRFEAINLQHPMAEPSEPLDLDDIRNSLKSLMWRNVGVRRDSHGLEDAVDTIEAWCRYVLPHQFDHPRGWELQNMLLVAQVMARAAYLRKESRGVHLRMDFPQTDDAHWNHHLPMRLSDLP, encoded by the coding sequence ATGGCACCCCACGTTCCCCGATACCTTGTTCCCTTCCATCCTAAAAGCGTCTCTCACTACTTCACCGATGTGCTGATTATCGGTGGTGGTATCGCAGGTCTGCGTGCCGCTTTGGAAGTGGATCCGAAACTTTCGGCATTGATCCTCTCGAAAGAGCAGATCCAGGAATCGAACAGCAACTATGCCCAAGGGGGTATCGCCGGTGTGCTGGACGAGGACGATCGCTACGAAGATCATGTCTCCGACACCATCATCGCGGGCGGAAGCCTATGCGACCGTGAAGTGGTCGACCTGGTGGTACATGAAGGTCCGCAGTGCATTCGTGAACTGATTGAGTGGGGTACCAATTTCGATCGCATCGACGGTCGACTCGCACTCACGCGGGAAGGTGGTCATGGCCGCGATCGAATCGTGCATGCCCTCGGCGACTCGACCGGCAAAGAAGTGATTCGCTCGGTCGTCGAGATGGTCCGCTCGCTGCCGAACATTCAGATCTGGCAGAACGAATTCACCCAAGACTTGATCACGCACGATGGCGTCTGCCGCGGAGCGCTCGCTTCCGACGAGAAGCATGGCCGCACGCTGATCTGGGCCAAGCAAACGATCCTCGCTTCGGGTGGCGTCGGGCAAATCTACCGCGAGTCGACCAACCCAGGTGTTGCCACCGGTGACGGGATCGCCATGGCGCTTCGAGCCGGTGCCGAGACGCGCGACATGGAATTCATGCAGTTCCACCCCACCGTGCTGTATATCGCGGGTAGTAGCCGAAGCCTGATTTCTGAAGCGGTCCGTGGCGAAGGAGGTCACCTCGTCGACCGCAACGGCTACCGGTTCATGACCGACTACGACCCTCGGGGTGAATTGGCACCGCGTGACATCGTCTCGCAGGCGATCGTCTCGCAGATGGAAAAGACGCGTCATCCAAACGTTTATCTGACGCTCAAGCATCTCGACGCCGACTTCGTCAAACGCCGCTTCCCGGGCATCTACGCTAGTTGCATGAAGTTTGGCATCGACATCACCATCGACCGCATTCCGGTCCGGCCGGGGGCTCACTACATGATTGGTGGCATCTCGGTCGATACCGACGGGCAGACCTCGATCCCGCACCTTTGGGCCGCTGGCGAGGTTACCAGTACGGGGCTGCATGGTGCCAACCGATTAGCATCGAACAGTTTGCTGGAAGGACTCGTATACGGTAAGAGGACCGGTCGAAATGCGTCGGAGAAGGCGCTGGCGATGCCGGACCGCTTCGAAGCGATCAATCTGCAGCATCCAATGGCCGAGCCTTCCGAACCGCTCGACCTGGATGACATCCGCAATTCTTTGAAAAGCCTGATGTGGCGAAACGTCGGGGTTCGGCGTGATTCGCATGGGCTCGAAGACGCAGTCGACACGATCGAAGCGTGGTGCCGCTACGTCCTCCCTCATCAATTCGACCATCCCCGCGGCTGGGAACTGCAAAACATGCTGCTTGTCGCTCAGGTAATGGCTCGTGCCGCTTACCTGCGAAAAGAATCGCGTGGCGTTCACCTGCGAATGGATTTCCCACAAACCGACGATGCCCATTGGAATCATCATCTTCCGATGCGGCTTTCAGACTTGCCTTAA
- a CDS encoding zinc metallopeptidase — protein sequence MFDFRYFLFIAPALILAMIAQAWLRSAYAKAMKQAAPLSGAAAARHILDSAGLYNVEVQQIGGQLSDHYDPRDKVLRLSTDVYSSRTAAAVGIAAHEAGHAIQDARNYAPLIIRNLAVPAANFGSSFSWILLIAGFVMTNQYLLWAGIGLFACVVFFQLINLPVEFDASSRARGILIEMNIVPREEMPAVRSVLNAAALTYVAATLQSVLTLLYYIMLASNRRD from the coding sequence ATGTTTGATTTTCGCTACTTCCTGTTCATCGCGCCTGCCTTAATCCTGGCGATGATCGCCCAGGCTTGGCTGCGAAGTGCTTATGCCAAGGCGATGAAACAGGCCGCTCCCCTTTCGGGGGCTGCCGCCGCTCGACATATCCTCGATTCGGCGGGTTTGTACAACGTGGAAGTCCAACAAATTGGCGGGCAACTGTCCGACCACTACGACCCACGTGACAAGGTGCTGCGTTTAAGTACCGATGTTTATTCGTCGCGAACCGCGGCCGCTGTTGGTATCGCGGCTCACGAAGCAGGTCACGCCATTCAGGACGCCCGGAACTACGCGCCGCTGATCATTCGCAACCTGGCCGTGCCGGCCGCCAACTTCGGTTCCAGCTTTAGTTGGATTCTGCTGATTGCAGGGTTTGTAATGACGAACCAATACCTGCTTTGGGCTGGGATTGGTCTGTTCGCTTGCGTGGTGTTCTTTCAGTTGATCAACTTGCCAGTCGAGTTCGATGCCAGTAGCCGGGCTCGTGGGATTTTGATCGAGATGAATATCGTTCCACGCGAAGAAATGCCGGCAGTTCGCAGCGTTTTGAATGCCGCCGCGTTGACCTATGTGGCCGCCACGCTGCAGTCGGTTTTGACGCTGCTGTATTACATCATGCTGGCCTCGAACCGGCGTGACTAA
- a CDS encoding peroxiredoxin, which translates to MSVLVTQPAPDFAAEAVMEDGSFKKVNLTDYRGQYVLLFFYPLDFTFVCPTEIIAFSEAIESFKQLNVQVLGCSIDSHFSHLAWRQTPRSQGGIGEIKYPLLADLDKSIAKNYDVLLPGGIALRGLFLIDKDGVVRHQVVNDLPLGRSVEEALRMVQALQFFEANGEVCPANWKEGARSIKASPDASKEFFEAEYSS; encoded by the coding sequence ATGAGCGTTTTAGTTACCCAGCCAGCTCCGGATTTTGCCGCGGAAGCGGTAATGGAAGATGGTTCGTTCAAGAAGGTTAACCTGACGGACTACCGCGGTCAGTATGTCCTGCTGTTTTTCTACCCGCTGGACTTCACTTTCGTCTGCCCAACCGAGATCATTGCCTTCTCGGAAGCGATCGAAAGCTTCAAGCAATTGAACGTCCAGGTCCTGGGCTGCTCGATCGACAGCCACTTCTCGCATCTGGCATGGCGTCAAACGCCTCGTAGCCAAGGTGGTATCGGCGAAATCAAGTATCCTCTGCTCGCCGACCTCGACAAGAGCATTGCCAAGAATTACGACGTGCTGCTGCCAGGCGGTATCGCTTTGCGTGGCTTGTTCCTGATCGACAAGGACGGCGTCGTTCGTCACCAGGTCGTCAACGATCTGCCACTGGGCCGTAGCGTTGAGGAAGCCCTCCGCATGGTTCAGGCTCTGCAGTTCTTTGAAGCCAATGGCGAAGTTTGCCCAGCCAACTGGAAGGAAGGCGCCCGCAGCATCAAGGCCTCGCCAGATGCCTCGAAGGAATTCTTCGAAGCGGAATACTCCAGCTAA